One Prolixibacteraceae bacterium DNA segment encodes these proteins:
- a CDS encoding O-antigen ligase family protein, translating into MKIATRILVVLILVLCHFQSSYLQVWTNVILYLVIAVLFGLTTIDIWKSNADFKITVPEILIGVFIVYLIANNALKGTLLGNERFLNYLICFSIYIPLKYLNKRDNKLIEYVFCGILLGLSIELTVGFGQLFGLVPSSNSRFVLSGLFGNPGAFGGYLAIVFPILLASVIIYKDRFKSENLLYAVILGLCCTLCLLILSDSRGAWLGTFVGTLFVFNHKFRIVEYATIILKSKASKRIASITLTISIIFICFALYQYKPESAFGRLFIWKTSKSMTLDNPMTGNGFGFFKSNYGKTQAQYFLNNIASKNEIQVADYVTLAYNEFLEMLIESGIIGLILFLSIIYFALLKRRNQNNAKYHLAAKASLISLLVLSMVSYPFRFMPNLLTMAVCLFVLLNSNNFRKYTIPKYKKTFISVALLCVLGILLLCFRQNYGKYHFRTGYSKVLSSDIDNGITSYKKALPILQNNGEFLFYIGSAYYQKQNFPECIRYLKRATALSSEPNSFITLGNALKEEKRYKEAEQAYLTASGITPSKLYPKYLLAKLYIEMKETDKALDMATFITDTNEKVPTTAGTQIKDEMHNYITQITKTLNMEL; encoded by the coding sequence ATGAAGATCGCAACAAGAATATTAGTCGTATTAATTTTGGTTTTATGCCATTTCCAAAGCTCATATTTACAAGTATGGACAAATGTTATATTATATCTTGTTATTGCCGTTTTATTTGGATTAACAACTATTGATATATGGAAATCAAATGCTGACTTTAAGATTACTGTCCCTGAGATATTAATAGGGGTATTTATTGTTTACTTGATTGCAAATAATGCTTTAAAAGGGACATTGTTAGGCAATGAACGATTTTTAAATTATTTGATTTGCTTTTCTATTTATATCCCCTTAAAATACTTAAATAAGAGAGATAACAAGCTTATTGAATATGTGTTTTGTGGTATTTTATTAGGGCTATCAATAGAACTAACTGTTGGTTTCGGACAATTATTTGGCTTAGTACCTAGTTCAAATTCCAGATTCGTTTTAAGTGGTTTGTTTGGAAACCCGGGAGCTTTTGGCGGGTACTTAGCTATTGTTTTTCCTATTCTGTTGGCAAGCGTTATTATTTACAAAGACCGATTCAAATCTGAAAATTTATTATATGCAGTTATACTTGGGCTTTGTTGCACTTTGTGTTTGTTAATTCTAAGTGATTCTCGTGGTGCTTGGCTTGGGACTTTTGTTGGAACGTTATTTGTATTTAATCACAAATTTAGGATAGTTGAATATGCAACTATCATTTTAAAATCAAAAGCTTCAAAGAGGATTGCAAGTATTACTCTGACCATATCTATTATTTTTATCTGTTTTGCGTTATATCAATATAAACCAGAATCTGCTTTTGGAAGATTATTTATTTGGAAAACAAGTAAGTCAATGACTCTCGACAATCCAATGACGGGAAATGGTTTTGGTTTTTTTAAATCAAATTATGGCAAAACACAAGCACAATATTTTCTTAACAATATTGCTTCTAAAAATGAGATACAAGTAGCGGATTACGTAACATTAGCATATAACGAATTTCTTGAAATGTTGATTGAGTCAGGTATAATTGGATTAATCTTGTTTTTGAGCATCATATACTTTGCACTTTTAAAAAGGCGCAATCAAAATAATGCTAAATACCATCTTGCTGCCAAAGCATCGCTCATCTCATTACTTGTTTTAAGTATGGTTTCATACCCTTTTAGGTTTATGCCCAATTTATTGACTATGGCAGTTTGCCTGTTTGTATTATTGAACTCGAATAATTTTAGAAAATATACAATTCCAAAATATAAAAAAACATTTATTTCGGTTGCTTTACTTTGTGTTTTGGGCATTCTACTTCTTTGTTTCAGGCAAAACTATGGCAAATACCACTTTCGTACTGGCTATTCGAAAGTCTTAAGCAGTGATATAGATAACGGCATAACATCATATAAGAAAGCATTACCAATACTACAAAATAATGGAGAGTTCCTGTTTTACATTGGCTCTGCATATTATCAAAAGCAAAATTTTCCTGAGTGTATAAGGTATCTCAAAAGAGCCACAGCTCTTTCCAGTGAACCTAACTCATTTATAACTTTAGGTAATGCATTGAAAGAAGAAAAACGATATAAAGAAGCAGAACAAGCTTACCTTACTGCAAGTGGAATTACCCCATCAAAATTATATCCGAAGTACCTTTTGGCAAAACTATATATAGAAATGAAAGAAACTGACAAAGCTTTAGATATGGCAACCTTTATTACAGATACAAATGAAAAAGTACCTACAACAGCAGGGACACAAATAAAGGATGAAATGCATAATTATATCACTCAAATAACGAAGACTTTAAACATGGAACTATGA
- a CDS encoding efflux RND transporter periplasmic adaptor subunit, with protein MKKLVNIILVLVIASIIGFIIWKNSNYKKNAKTIDTEQPFVTTIEEKRFIPGNLYPQTEIDIKSQISGTLENVFVKIGDKVKIGDDIAQIKLIPDPSSLEKAKSNLNSAKINYENNKKVYQRNKDLFEKAVIPEIEFERYTRALDLSKEQFKSAQNQLTLILEGTVRDSDVSNIIKATATGTIIDLPLKEGSSVIERNNFNNGTTIATVADIDTFIFRGKVNECDMKYLCKGMNLSLNFTAYKNQVRNASLYKVSAKGIEEQGIMKYFIEAKFSLVDDSLVIRSGYSANAEIVLHKQVDILAIKEKYLQFQNDTAYVTVIKPEGKEEKRFLTTGLSDGINIEIKKGLKENEKFLRNEI; from the coding sequence ATGAAGAAATTAGTAAACATCATATTAGTTTTAGTTATTGCATCTATTATTGGATTTATAATATGGAAGAATAGTAATTACAAGAAAAATGCAAAAACAATAGATACAGAACAACCATTTGTTACAACCATTGAAGAAAAACGGTTCATACCTGGAAATTTATACCCTCAAACAGAGATTGATATTAAGTCTCAAATCTCAGGAACATTAGAGAATGTGTTTGTTAAAATTGGAGATAAAGTTAAAATTGGAGATGATATCGCCCAAATAAAATTGATACCTGATCCTTCAAGTTTGGAGAAAGCAAAAAGTAACCTTAATTCTGCTAAAATAAACTACGAGAACAATAAGAAGGTTTATCAGCGTAATAAAGATTTATTCGAAAAGGCTGTAATTCCAGAAATTGAATTTGAACGATACACACGGGCGTTGGATTTAAGCAAGGAGCAATTTAAGTCAGCCCAAAATCAGCTTACACTTATCTTGGAAGGTACGGTACGAGATTCTGATGTATCAAATATTATTAAAGCAACGGCTACCGGTACAATAATAGATTTACCATTAAAAGAAGGTTCTTCCGTCATTGAACGCAATAATTTTAACAATGGAACAACCATTGCTACAGTAGCTGATATTGACACTTTTATATTTAGAGGAAAAGTCAATGAGTGCGACATGAAATATCTATGCAAGGGTATGAACCTTAGTCTGAATTTTACAGCTTATAAGAATCAGGTAAGGAATGCTTCGCTTTATAAAGTGTCGGCAAAAGGAATAGAAGAACAAGGTATAATGAAATATTTTATTGAAGCTAAGTTTAGCCTTGTTGATGATTCTTTAGTTATTCGTTCAGGTTATTCCGCCAATGCTGAGATTGTATTACATAAACAAGTTGATATCCTGGCCATAAAAGAAAAATACCTCCAATTTCAAAATGATACTGCTTATGTTACTGTTATAAAACCGGAGGGTAAAGAAGAAAAACGATTCTTAACTACAGGGTTATCTGATGGAATAAATATTGAAATAAAAAAAGGATTAAAAGAAAATGAAAAATTTTTAAGAAATGAAATCTAA
- a CDS encoding stage II sporulation protein M, whose product MSVFNIKKAKYYNKQLKILSIYVIVAISIWSIPFFLRISINDSKHNIPSSNISQTSSLSNILTDAFAAYSTGNKKELFYIILKNNLTVILINVFGGCLLGLGTFGNLAMNGFGAAHMFCVTNRNGMSWWKIIEYTAPHSIEMIGIWLSGGLGFYIASILIKMMTKNKYPNSLDLKIITMGIFVVMLIISVAAYVEAYISVV is encoded by the coding sequence GTGAGTGTGTTCAATATTAAAAAAGCGAAATATTACAACAAACAATTAAAGATATTATCAATTTATGTTATCGTAGCGATTAGTATTTGGTCAATACCTTTCTTTTTAAGGATATCAATTAATGATAGCAAACACAATATACCTAGCTCAAACATCTCACAAACAAGTAGTTTATCAAATATTTTGACTGATGCTTTTGCCGCTTACTCAACAGGTAATAAAAAAGAGTTGTTTTATATTATATTAAAAAATAATCTTACAGTAATACTAATAAATGTATTTGGAGGATGTCTTTTAGGTCTTGGCACATTTGGTAATTTAGCAATGAATGGATTTGGAGCTGCCCATATGTTTTGTGTTACCAACAGAAATGGAATGAGTTGGTGGAAAATAATTGAATACACTGCTCCTCATAGTATTGAAATGATCGGGATATGGCTTTCTGGTGGTTTAGGGTTTTACATTGCCAGTATACTAATTAAAATGATGACGAAAAATAAATATCCTAACTCTTTAGATCTTAAAATTATTACTATGGGTATTTTTGTAGTTATGTTGATAATTTCCGTCGCTGCTTATGTAGAAGCATATATTAGTGTTGTATAA